The following proteins are co-located in the Osmia lignaria lignaria isolate PbOS001 chromosome 12, iyOsmLign1, whole genome shotgun sequence genome:
- the LOC117603074 gene encoding uncharacterized protein LOC117603074 — protein MAITDATGENYRMSYNASTMSPCSQPYLGPNLAQTCPGSQFLTFMTLLDTFVRAKEEISQLCERVRPIDPPEYYYDFIVIGGGTAGSVVASRLSDIAEWKVLLLEAGPDEPPGADIPSMVAMFLGSEIDWQYRTVNEMNACLSTGRSCSWPRGKNLGGTSVHNGMMYTRGHAKDYNNWAAMGNEGWSWEEVLPYFMCSENNTEINRVGRKYHSTDGLLNVERFPWRPNIANDILAAAAERGYPITEDHNGDQFVGFTIAQTMSKNGVRQSTATAFLRPIRQRRNLQIALNATATKILVDNLKATGVQFYQDGELRVARASREIIVSGGAVNSPQLLLLSGIGPKEHLQAVNVSVVKDLPGVGENLQNHVSYTLSWTINQPNEFDLNWAAALEYVSFQRGPMSSTGLAQLTGILPSIYTTPDHPDLQLFFGGYQASCAATGEIGALMDGGRRSISISPTNVQPRSRGTLRLASNDPLAKPVIQGNYLTDPLDVAILVEGIRIALSFGNTTAMAKYNMTLSNVPLAACSQYPFLSNDYWSCAVRQETGPENHQAGSCKMGVSRDRMAVVDPQLKVHGIRGLRVADTSIMPQVTSGNTAAPAIMIGERAAAFIKSDWGVIPTQCSRSTIDNSLDLLLWGIKYIDWDQAIWHYLEMSKCRLEMDTFIGDRSLFDAPVPQAPCSHPFVGGPQLTDVCSASNGVLFLTIFNSLLVTSPKIGDPCERIVPVTKPAAAYDFIVVGAGAAGAAVAGRLSEVKDWKVLLVEAGPDEPAGSEIPGNLQLYLGGELDWKYKTTNESYACLSSNGSCAWPRGKNLGGTTLHHGMAYHRGHPKDYERWAELGVKGWSWDEVIPFYLKSEDNGEIERVGRKHHRTGGPMHVERLPYQPPFTTSILNAANETGYGVIEDLAGDKPTGFTVAQTISKNGVRESSVGSFVRPYAHRWNLHVAINATVTKVRTVGKRATGVDLLLNGKKHVVNAKREVILSAGTINSPQLLLLSGIGPKKHLQSMKIPVVHDLPGVGENLHNHQSYGVDFTVNEEYYPLLNKSTAEQYVYNQTGPLASTGLAQVTGMVASRFTTPDDPDLQIFFAGYQAVCDPARTIADLSTYDNLMTVRFSAVNLQPTSRGRITLKNKNPLSPPVIWSNDIGNDHDLNIILEGLHVIMKLANSSAMQKVGLKLRHTQIEACSKYKLYSDDYWRCAIRWNSRPENHQAGSCRMGADSDPMAVVDSQLRVRGIKGLRVADASVIPQVVSGNPVASINMVGERAADFIKKDWKH, from the exons ATGGCGATAACAGATGCAACTGGTGAAAA TTACAGGATGTCGTACAACGCGTCGACAATGTCACCGTGTTCTCAaccctacttgggtccgaaccTCGCACAGACGTGTCCTGGTTCACAGTTCCTCACCTTTATGACCCTGTTGGACACGTTTGTACGTGCAAAGGAAGAAATTTCTCAACTCTGCGAACGAGTGAGACCGATCGATCCACCGGAATACTATTACGATTTCATCGTGATCGGAG GAGGAACAGCCGGTTCTGTGGTCGCATCTAGGCTCAGCGATATCGCGGAATGGAAAGTTTTGCTACTAGAAGCTGGCCCCGACGAACCGCCGGGCGCTGATATTCCCAGCATGGTGGCAATGTTTCTAG GTAGCGAGATTGATTGGCAGTATCGAACCGTAAACGAAATGAACGCCTGTCTGTCGACCGGAAGATCGTGCAGTTGGCCACGGGGTAAGAATCTCGGTGGTACTTCCGTTCACAACGGCATGATGTACACCAGAGGGCACGCGAAGGATTATAATAATTGGGCAGCTATGGGCAACGAGGGATGGTCGTGGGAAGAG GTATTGCCGTATTTCATGTGTTCGGAGAACAACACGGAGATCAATCGAGTTGGTCGTAAATATCATTCGACCGACGGTTTACTCAACGTAGAGAGGTTTCCTTGGAGACCGAACATAGCTAACGACATTTTGGCAGCGGCTGCTGAAAGAGGCTATCCGATCACGGAGGATCACAATGGCGATCAGTTCGTTGGTTTCACGATTGCCCAAACGATGAGCAAGAACGGGGTCAGACAGAGCACCGCGACCGCTTTTCTTCGACCGATTCGTCAGAGAAGAAACCTTCAGATCGCTCTGAACGCGACCGCTACCAAGATTCTTGTAGACAATTTGAAAGCTACAGGAGTTCAATTCTATCAA GACGGTGAACTTCGAGTAGCACGAGCTTCCCGCGAAATAATTGTTTCCGGCGGTGCGGTTAACTCCCCTCAGCTTCTACTGCTTTCCGGCATTGGACCAAAGGAACATTTACAGGCGGTGAACGTGAGCGTGGTCAAAGATCTGCCAG GCGTCGGAGAGAATCTACAAAATCACGTGTCGTATACGTTATCCTGGACTATAAATCAGCCAAACGAATTTGATTTGAACTGGGCCGCGGCTCTGGAGTACGTATCTTTTCAAAGAGGACCAATGTCGTCCACGGGTCTAGCTCAATTAACCGGAATCCTTCCCTCGATCTACACGACTCCTGACCATCCGGATCTTCAGCTTTTCTTCGGCGGTTATCAGGCGTCCTGCGCTGCTACCGGAGAAATAGGGGCTCTCATGGACGGTGGACGTCGTAGCATAAGCATATCACCGACGAATGTACAACCACGCAGTAGAG GAACGCTGCGTTTGGCCAGCAACGATCCTCTCGCGAAGCCCGTAATCCAAGGAAACTATTTGACCGATCCGTTGGACGTGGCCATCCTCGTGGAGGGAATTCGGATAGCCTTGTCCTTCGGCAATACCACAGCCATGGCGAAATATAATATGACGCTTAGTAACGTTCCATTGGCAGCGTGTTCGCAGTATCCGTTTCTGAGTAACGATTATTGGAGCTGCGCTGTACGCCAAGAGACGGGTCCAGAGAACCATCAGGCTGGTTCATGCAAAATGGGAGTGAGCAGAGATCGTATGGCTGTGGTAGATCCACAGCTTAAAGTTCACGGTATCAGAGGCTTACGGGTAGCCGACACGTCCATCATGCCACAG GTGACATCCGGTAACACGGCCGCACCGGCGATAATGATCGGCGAGAGGGCAGCGGCGTTCATCAAATCGGACTGGGGCGTCATCCCGACACAATG TTCCCGTTCCACGATCGACAACTCGCTGGATCTATTGCTATGGGGGATCAAATACATCGACTGGGACCAGGCTATCTG GCATTACCTCGAAATGTCGAAATGTCGTTTGGAAATGGATACGTTTATAGGAGATCGC AGTCTGTTTGACGCACCTGTGCCGCAAGCGCCCTGTTCTCACCCATTTGTGGGAGGACCCCAGCTTACGGATGTCTGCTCCGCGAGCAACGGAGTCCTGTTCCTGACTATATTCAACAGCCTATTGGTAACGAGCCCTAAAATTGGTGACCCATGTGAACGTATCGTGCCGGTTACTAAACCAGCTGCTGCTTACGATTTCATCGTCGTTGGTG CTGGAGCTGCCGGAGCCGCAGTGGCGGGAAGACTGAGCGAAGTTAAAGATTGGAAAGTTCTCCTCGTCGAAGCAGGTCCTGACGAACCGGCAGGAAGCGAAATACCCGGCAATCTTCAGCTCTATCTTG GCGGTGAATTGGATTGGAAATATAAAACGACGAACGAGTCTTATGCCTGTCTGAGTAGCAATGGCAGCTGTGCTTGGCCTCGAGGTAAGAATCTTGGAGGAACCACGTTGCATCACGGAATGGCATATCATCGAGGACACCCGAAAGATTACGAAAGATGGGCTGAACTGGGTGTCAAAGGGTGGTCCTGGGATGAG GTCATACCGTTTTACCTAAAGTCAGAGGATAACGGAGAAATCGAACGAGTTGGCAGGAAACACCACAGAACCGGAGGACCGATGCACGTCGAGAG ACTGCCTTATCAGCCTCCATTCACTACATCCATCTTGAACGCGGCTAACGAAACAGGCTACGGTGTAATCGAAGACTTAGCCGGGGATAAACCGACGGGTTTCACGGTAGCTCAAACGATCAGCAAAAACGGAGTAAGAGAGAGCAGTGTAGGATCGTTTGTTAGACCGTACGCTCATCGATGGAATCTGCACGTAGCTATTAACGCGACCGTGACAAAAGTCAGGACGGTTGGAAAGCGTGCCACGGGTGTGGATCTCTTACTG AATGGAAAAAAACATGTGGTCAATGCGAAACGAGAAGTGATTTTATCGGCTGGTACGATAAATTCGCCTCAATTGTTGTTGTTGTCTGGAATTGGACCAAAAAAACATCTGCAATCCATGAAGATTCCTGTGGTGCACGACCTACCAGGAGTGGGTGAAAATCTTCACAATCATCAGTCTTACGGAGTTGATTTCACCGTGAACGAGGAATATTATCCGCTATTGAATAAATCTACCGCTGAACAGTATGTTTACAATCAAACTGGACCTCTGGCCAGCACGGGTTTGGCACAGGTTACCGGAATGGTGGCATCCAGATTCACCACTCCGGACGATCCGGACCTGCAGATATTCTTTGCCGGTTATCAAGCCGTGTGCGATCCTGCACGAACCATCGCAGATTTGTCGACGTACGACAATCTGATGACCGTCAGGTTCTCGGCTGTCAATCTGCAGCCGACGAGCAGAG GTCGCATCACTTTGAAGAACAAAAATCCACTGAGTCCACCTGTTATCTGGAGTAACGACATTGGAAACGATCACGACCTTAACATTATACTGGAAGGACTTCACGTTATCATGAAATTAGCCAACAGCTCGGCAATGCAAAAAGTTGGTCTAAAATTAAGGCACACGCAGATCGAAGCCTGTTCAAAGTACAAGCTGTACAGCGACGATTATTGGAGATGCGCCATTCGTTGGAATTCAAGACCGGAAAACCATCAGGCCGGTTCATGTAGGATGGGCGCCGACTCGGATCCAATGGCAGTGGTAGATTCTCAATTGAGAGTTCGCGGTATCAAAGGGCTTAGAGTAGCCGATGCATCTGTTATTCCGCAA GTAGTCTCAGGTAATCCGGTTGCTTCGATCAATATGGTTGGTGAACGAGCAGCGGACTTCATTAAAAAAGACTGGAAACATTAA